Below is a window of Herbiconiux aconitum DNA.
GGTGCCGGTGTCGTCGAGAGCCAGCTTCTGGAAGATCGATGTCACGTTCTTCTCCACGGCACCCACGCCGATCACGAGGCGCGCTGCGATGGCCGCGTTCGTGCGGCCCTCGGCCATCAGGGCGAGCACCTCGTGCTCACGCGGGGTGAGCGTCTCGAGCGGATCGTGCCGCCGCCCGAGCAGCTGCCCCACCACCTCGGGGTCGAGCACGGTGCCGCCCGCGGCGATGCGGCGCACGGCGTCGTCGAGTTCGGTGAGCGACGCCACGCGGTCTTTGAGCAGGTAGCCGATGCCGCCGGCTCCGGATGCGAGCAGTTCCTGCGCGTAGGTCACCTCGACGTACTGCGAGAGCAGCAGGATGCCCACTCCCGGCCGGAGCTCGCGGGCCCGGATCGCCGCGCGCACACCTTCATCGCGGAACGTCGGCGGCATCCGCACGTCGAACACGGCGAGATCGGGTGCGGTGTCGGCGAGGGTGTCGAGCAGCGAGTCGCCGTCGCCGTAGGCGCCGACCACGTCGACCCCGGTCTCGGCCAGCACCCGCACGAGCCCTTCGCGCAGCAGCACCGAGTCATCGGCGACGACGACCCGCAGTGCGCGCTCGTCGCTCGCCTCCGAAACACTCACCCGCCCAGCCTAGAGCGCCGGGCGTCTCACCCCTCGGGTCCCGCATCGCCGCGCACGTGACGAACGGATGGAGGTGGTGCCGGATTCGACACCGCCCTCCATCCGTCGTCACGATCCGCCGAGTCGCCACCCGTTCGTCACTCGATCGGATGCGCCGCGCAGGTCAGATGAGCGGATCGGCCGGGTAGGCGCCGGGTCCGGTATCCGCGGGCCGGTCCGATCGCGACACAGCAGCCGACGCTGACCCCGGCACGGCGGTCGACGCCTGCGCCGATCCCGAGGCTGCCTCGGCAGCCGACCCCGCGGACGACGCGGCGGCCGAGGCCGACGCGGCCGCCACCGTGAACGGGAGGTGCGCCGCGAGCACCGTCGGGCCACCGACCGGGCTCATCAGCTCGAGCGAGCCCCCGACACCCCGGAGACGCTGCTCGAGCCCGGCGAGACCGTGGCCCTCGAGCGGTGCCGCTCCTCCGCGCCCGTCGTCCATCACCGTCACGTCGAGCCACGACGGCACACCGGCACCACCGGGCGTCGCACCGCCCACCGCGCCGGCCACCGCCGCGGCCGCGCCGGCCTCCGCGCCGACGGGCGGCCGCACCGCGACCCGCACCTCCACCGACCGGGCTCCCGCGTGCTTGGCCGCATTGGCCAACGCCTCGCTCGCCACGAAGTACGCGTTGCGTTCGATCTCCTGCGGCACCCGCAACCCCACCGGGAGCGCGCTCACGATCCGCGTCGGCACGGGACTCCGCACCGCCGCCGACTCCAATGCCGCCACGAGCCCTCGATCCATCAGGATCGGCGGCGCGAACCCACGCGACAGCGACCGCAGCTCATCGAGCGCCTCGCGTGACTGGGTCATCGCCTCGTCGATCAGCTGCCGTGCCCGCGCCGGATCGGTGTCGATCTGGCGCTCGGCGGCCGCGAGGTCCATCTGCAAGCGCACGAGGCGCTGCTGCGGTCCGTCGTGGATGTCGCGTTCGAGCCGTCGCAGGGAGTGCCCCTCGGCGGCCACGGCGGCCCCGCGCGACGCCGAGAGCTCCAGCACCTCGCGACGCAGCGCATCCGACCGGAACGGGCCGAGCATCCCGCGCGCGATTCCGTAGTGGATCGACACCAGCCCCCGGGTGATGAACGGCAGCGTCACCAAGAAGATCACGCCGGCCACGAACAAGACGATGTTGTCGCCGAGCCGTTCGTCGACGCCCGTGCTCGTGCCCGGAACGAAGAAGTCGACGATGACGCTGTAGAGGCTCCATCCGCGGTCGCCCTGAGGAATCCACCGGCTGTAGAACCAGTACGTCACACCGCCGAGCCCGCTCGCGACCCAGGTGATCGTGATCGACCAGGTCGTCACGCCCACGACGAAGTTCACGACGGAGCCGTGCAGCAGAGCGAGCCAGTAGTGCCCGTTGCGAAACACGGTGAACATCCGCGTGAACCAGCCACCCCCGGTCACCACCCGCCATTCGGGCGTCGGGATGCCCGGGAAGCCCGCCGCGCGCAACCGCAGCACTTCGAAGGCACCGAATCCCCGGGCCACCCACATCGTGGCCACCAGCAGGAAGAAGCCGACCACGATCACCAGAGTGCTGACCCCCGTGCTGAACAGGGTGACCAGGGTCACGAAGCTCGCGATCACGATCGGCAGCGTCGGCAGCAGGAAGCCGAGCTCGCGCGGCACACCACGCCAGAGGTTTCCGTAACGGATGCCGCGACGGGCGGGAGGCGATGACGCCATGCGCGGGCCTCCCTGCTCCTCGTGCGTGTGCTGATCGGCGTGCCGCCGACTCTCGTCGGCCTCGATGCCGACGACTTCGTCGTTCTCAGTGGTGGTCATGTCCGGTCCCTTCGATTGTCCCAGCACCCTGGCCCGGTTCGACAACCACGAACTGGCCCATCATGCCCTGGTCTTCGTGCCACAGGAGGTGGCAGTGGTACATGTACGGCGCATCCGGATCGGCGTAGTCGTCGAACCGCATGATCAGGCGCACCTCGGTGTCGGGTGGCAGGTACACGGTGTCCTTCCACCCCCCGAGCTCGGGTGGAGGAGGCGCACCGCCCACGCTCAGCACCTGGAACTGCACGTCGTGCACGTGGAAGTTGTGGGGCAGCTGCATCTCGTTCCGCACCGTCCAGAGTTCGGTGGCGCCGAGCTCCACGACCTGGTCGATGCGGTCCATCTGCATCACGTCGTCGTCGATGGCGAAACCGTCGAGGGTGATCGTGCGCCGGGCGGTCACGTCGGATTCGCGGAGGCGCTCGATCGTCGTCAGCCTGGCCGGCGCATCCGGGGCCGAGGCTGCCGGTGTCAACGACGCCGCGGCCCGCAGCTGCAGCACGTCGAAGCGGTCGGCGCCGCCGTTGCGACTCGCCACTTCGGGCTCGGTGCCGAGATCGGGCGGGGTGGACCGCAGCGTCGTGGTCTCGCCGGGAACGAAACGCACCACGATCTCGGCCCGCTCTCCGGGAGACAGACGGATGCGCGTCGCCGGCACCGGCGCATCCAGCAGCCCGCCGTCGCTCGCGATGAGCTGCACGGTGCGGTCGTCGGCGAACTCGAAGTCGTAGGTGCGCGCGGTCGAGGCGTTCAGCAGGCGCAAGCGCACCGCCTCGCTCGTGACGTCGAGGTAGGGACCGAGCGTGCCGTTGACGAGGAGCGTATCGCCGAGGGCGCCGACGAAGCCGCGGGTGCCGTCGTCGAAGGCGCCGTCGGAGGTGAAACGTTTGTCTTGCACGATGAGAGGGATGTCGTCGACGCCGTAGTTCCTCGGGAGCGCGAGGGCCGCTTCCTCCGGATCGCGCACGAGGAAGAGCCCCGCGAGTCCGCGTGCGACGTGCGCCTCGGTGCGGCCGTGCGGATGCGGGTGGTACCAGAGCGTGGCGGCGGGCTGGTCGATGGTCCAGGTGGGCGACCATGTGGTGTCGGGAGCGATCGGCTGGTGCGGACCGCCGTCCATCGCGGCCGGGAGGTGCATGCCGTGCCAGTGCACGGTGGTGGCCTCGGGGAGTTCGTTGCGCACGTCGACGCGCACCTTCTCGCCGCGATCCGCGACGAGAGTGGGGCCGAGGTAGCTGCTGTTGAAACCCCAGGTGGGTGTCTGTGCACCGGACTGGAATTCGGTGGTGCCGGTCTGTGCGGTCAGGTCGAAGACGCGGGTTCCGGATGCGTCGAGCCGGCCTTCGTCGAGGGGCGGAACGGCGAGCGCACGGTCGAACTCCACCGCTCCGACCGTGTCGACCCGCCCGCCGTCGAGCAGTCCGGGCACGATGCCGCCGAGCGCACCGCACCCGCCCAGTCCGATGGCGAGTACGGCGCCGCCGGCGAGCAGCACCCCCGCGGCGGCGAGGGTGGCGCGCGGCCTCCGCACTCGCGTGCGCGGTCCGATTCGTGGGGATGTCCTGACCATGTCCCCAGCCTCGCGAAATCGCGGCGCTCCCCCCATCCGGCCCGCTCACGAATCGGGGGTGGGGTTATCCCCCGTCCCCGCTCCCACTCGTCCCGAATCGGGCCAAAAGAGCGAGGGAAGGCCGATTTGGGGCGAGTCGCGCGAGCTCGCGACGCGGTGCCCGCGAGGGCGCACGCTACAGGCCCTTGTCGACGACCCAGGGTGAGCGCGAGGCCGGGGCGCGAGCCCGCGACGCGGTGCCCGCGAGGGCGCACGCAACAGGCCCTTGTCGACGACCCAAGGTGAGCGCGCGGCCGCGTCAGCGACCGCACGCGAACATGTCGCGCGGCGCCGGGCAAGGACCGGTGCCGCCCGAGGACGCCGCGCGAAGCACGGCGCCCGAGGACAGCTAGCGCCGGCGCCGGACGTCAGGCAACAGGGCGCCCCACGACCGCCCCCGAACCGCACTCACCCACACCCCCGCGCCGTAGGCGAGGTCGTCGAGGCGGCGGGCCAGCGCGAACCGCACCGGATCGAGCCTCACCCGCGTGCGCCGGTGCTCGATCGCCACGTCGGCGAGGTGCGCGACGAGAACCGCGCGTCGCAGGCGGGCCGATAGCAGGCATCCGATCGCCACCGCCGGCCACCAGTGCCGCAGCAGCAGAGCCATGGCCTGCACGAGCGAGGCGAGCAGTCCGTTGGCGGTGAGCCCCGCTGCCACCCGCACCGGATGCTCGCTCTTCGACAGCTTCGACGCCAACCGCCACACGGTCACCGCACTGATCGCGAGCGCCACCGGCACCGACCACCGGCGTTGCGCGAGCAGAACCGCCACCACTGCGGCGCTCCACGGCGCGAGCACGGCGGGCGCGATGTCGTGCGGGTGCCGTTGGGCGAGCGGATGCGCGCCGGTTCCGTAAAAGGACTTCCGCGCCATCCACTCGCCCACCGTCGTGCGGTGCTCGTGCCACACCGTCGCGGCGGGTTCGTAGCGCACGCGGAGGCCCTGGTCGGCGAGCCTCCACACGAGGTCGACGTCTTCGCCGACGCGCATCCCGGCATCGAAACCGTCACCGAGGGCGTCGACGCGTGCCACCAGGAACGTGCTCGACACCCACGACACTGGCGCGCGCTGGCGCACGATCGCGGGCTGTTCCCCGAGGTCGAGGCTCGATCGGGCATCTTCGTAGCGCCCGATCCAGTTGAGGCCCTTCTCGCCCGGCAGCCCCAGCACACGCGGGGCGACGAGGGCGACCTTCGGGTCGGCGAAGTGGCGGAGCAGCGTGTCGACGGTCTCCGGATGCGCCACCACGTCGGAGTCGACGAACACCACGAACGGGGTGGTCACGAGCCGCAGTCCCGCGTTGCGGGCGGCCGCGGGGCCGGCGTTCTCGGCGAGCTCGAGCACCTCCGCGCCCCACCGCGCGGCGGCGGCGCGGGTGCCCCCGGGGTCGACGGAGGCGTCGTCGACGACGATGATGCGCGGGTGCGCCACCGACGCGGTATCGCGCTCGCCGGGCGCGGGACGCGCTCGCCCACCGCGGCCGATCGGCCACCCGGGCCCGCCTTCGGGTGAGGAGCTCGAGCGCTGCGGATCACCGTCGCCACCCGACACCGCGCCGGAACGCGAATCACCCCACCCCCGGGGCCCGGGCATGGCCGCAGACGACGTGAGCGCCGCGAGGAGGCGGTCGAGCGCCACCGGACGATCGCGCACGGGGATGACGTAGGTGACCTCGGCCGGGTCGCCCGGCCGAAGCGTCGAGACGACGGGGTCGGCGATGCCCGCCTCGAGCAAGCGGTCGGCCAGCACGGCGGTCGGGCGGTCGCGGATACGCAGCTCGCGTCCGTCGAACAGGCCAGCGGCCGCAGCGGTGAGGTAGAGCACGCGGGTGGGCGCGCCGCCGATGAGTGCGCGCCCGCCGTCTTTCACCCGCACCCGCCGGTTGAGTCGCACCACGCTCCCCGGCGGTAGCCCGCCGGACCGCGGCGCCTCCGCCGCCCCTCCGACGTGATCGTCGCCCGAGCCGCCACGAGCGCCGCCCTGTGACGCGTCGATCCGGGGTGGGGTGCCGCCATGCGCCGGCGTGCCGGAATGCGGTGGGGCGTCCGACTGCGGTGACACGTCTGCCTGCGGTGGCGTGCCGCCCTGCGGATGCGTGCCGTCGCGCGGCGAGGCGCCCGCCCGCGGTGGGGTGCCCCCCTGCGGTTGCGTGCCGTCGCGCGGCGAGCCGTCCGCCTGCGGTGGCGTGCCTGCGCGGCGATCGGGCGGTGGGTGATCCGTCATCGCAGCATCCCACGGGGGTCGGGAGCGTCGGCGGCGACGCGACGGAGGGCATCCGTCACCATCGCGTCGAAGAGCGCCGCGCCCTCGGCAGCGGTCGCTCCGCTCGGGTCGCCCAGGATGCCTGACTCCGACACCGCGGCGACACCGCCCGCCGCCAGGAGGGGCAGCAATTCGGTCATCGGCGCCGTGTTGCCCGCACCGGGCAGCGGAAGCCGCACCGCCGTCGGCGCGAGGTGCAGCATGAGCGAGGTCTCGGTGCGCCCGGCGTGCGCGTCGCGCACAGACCCGCCGAGCCCGGCAGGCGCGTCCGCCACGGAGCCTGCGGGCACGGCGGGCGCATCCGCCAGCGCCCCGGCCTCGCCGGCTCTCGACGCCGCGCCGCGCTCGGGGGCCGGCACGGCACACGGCAGCCACGCGACGCCGTGGTTCTCGGCGCGGAGCTGGGGCACCGCCGACACGAGGGTCGCCACGTTGCCGCCGTGGCCGTTCACGATGACGACCCGCGCCGCCCAGGTCGACAACGAGCGCACCAGTTCGATCAGCACGAACCGCAGTGCCTCGTGTCCGATCGAGATCGTGCCCGGGAACGACTGGTGCTCCCCGCTGGCGCCGTAGGCCAGCACCGGCGCGACCACCACCGGGTCGCCGGCGGAACGCATCCGTTCGCCGACAACGGATGCGACGGCGCGCGCGATCACGGAGTCGGTGTCGAACGGCAGGTGAGGTCCGTGCTGCTCGGTCGACCCGATCGGCAGCAGAACGGTCGCGCCCGGCGGCACGGACGGCCAGCTCAGGGCGTCGAGTCCGGTCACGTCGCCCACGCTATCCGTTGGGCTCCCCGAACGCCCGCGACGGCCTCTTCCCGCCACAGGTTCGCGTCGAGAAACGCAAACGTGAAGTCCACCTCGTGCTACTTCTTCTCAGCCTCGGCCTTCGCCAGTGGCTTCGCGGTGCGCGTGCGCGGCCCCGCCTTCGACCCGGCGCCGGCCGGCGGCGCAGCAGCGGCGCTCGACGCCGCAGCCGACGATCCGGCAGCACCCCCGGCCCCACCGTCGTCACCCGCGGCCGATCCCGCCCCGAGCGTGCGCGTGAACCCTTCAGGAATCACGAGGTCATCAGGCCCGAGCTCGTGCACCGACGCATGCCCGGTGCCGAGCACCGCCGAATCCAGTCCGCCGCGCAGGATGTCGAGCACGTTCTCCACCCCGGCCTGCCCGTTGGCCGCGAGCCCCCAGAGGTAGGCCCGCCCGATCATCACGGCCCGGGCCCCGAGCGCGACCGCCTTCGCCACGTCTCCGCCGCGCCGCACCCCACCGTCGAGCACGACCTCGATCTGGTCGCCGACCGCCGCAGCGACCGACGGCAGCATCCGGATGGTCGCCGGCGTGGTGTCGAGGTTGTTGCCGCCGTGGTTCGACACCGAGATCGCGGTCACACCGGCGTCCACCGCACGGAGCGCGTCGTCGATCCGCGTCACGCCCTTCAGCATGAACGGCCCGCCCCACTCCTCACGCAGCCATGCGACGTCTTCCCACGTGGGCGGCGGTGTCTGCATCCACTCGTAGTAGGCCCCGAAGAACGTCGGCGCCACGCCCCCGGGCGGCTGCAGGTTCGGCGCGGTCAGGTCGGGCAACTCCCGCCGCCGCAGGTACGCCAGAAGCCAGGCCGGATGCGGCAGCACGTTCGGCGCGAAGTTCACCATGGTCTTCAGGTCGAGCTTCTCGGGAATCGAGGGGCTCCCCCAGTCGCGCCCGTTCGAGAACGACCAGTCGAGGGTGGCGATCAGCCCGCGCGCACCGGCCTTCCGGGCCCGGTCCATCCGCTGGATCATCGCATCCCGCGTTCCCGTCCAGTACATCTGGAACAGCGTGTTCGGGTTCGCCGCGACGACCTCTTCCACCGGCTTCGACGCGAACGAGGACAGCCCCATCGTGATGCCTCGATTGGCGGCGGCGCGTGACACCGCGACCTCGCCATCGGGATGCACGGCCTGCACCCCCGTGGGAGAGATCATCACGGGGAACGAGAGCGGCAGCCCCATCACCGAGGTCGAGAGATCGCGGGAGGGCTTGTGCCCCGCGACGTGCGGCGCGAATCCGATCTCCGAGAAGGCGCCGATGTTGTCTTCGATCGTGAGGCCGCGCTCGGAGCCGGCCACCAGGGCCCCGTACACCGAGGAGGGCAAGCGCTTCTGCGCCCGGCGCTGCGCCTCGGCGACCGTTTCGAACCAGGGATTCGCCATCGAATTCTCACTCTCTTCTCGGTACGACGTCGACGAGAACAACTGCCGACATTCTATCTGACACTCGGTGCCAAAACATCATCGATCATGTTCGGAACAACTCCCCCAGCGCCGGCGCGATGTCGTGGAAGGTGCGGATGGCGTGGAACCCACCCCGCCCGATCCGCGCCAGTTCGCGCCCGAGCTCGACATCTTTCTCTCCGCTCGTATCGAGCAGCACGTCGAGCCGGGGCAGTCGCCCGGCGAACGGTCGCGGGTCGGGCCCGGCGTTGTGCACGCAGTCGGAGAGCAGGATGACGCGGGCATTCCGCGGAGGCACCCCCGCCAGTTGCGTGGCCGCGAGCTGCAGCGGGAACGCGATGTTGGTGAGCCCACGGGCCGGGATGCGGAGCATCTCGTCGAGCAGCTCCATGGGGCGCACCGGGTCGCCGAGCCGCTGGAGCACGGCGGCATCCGACCAGAACGCGATGACCGCCAGCGCGTCGTGCCCGCCCTGCCCGATCTCGGCGGCGAGCGCCCCCACGGTCGCCGCCGCAGTGCGCACCCGCTCCCCTTTCATCGACCCCGACACGTCGACCGCGAGCACCACGGAGCGCCGGGCGCGCACGCGTTCGCGCACGATGATATCCTCGTCGTCGGGCACCGGATGCTCGGCGAGCATCTCGAGGGTCTGGTCGAGGTCGATGTCGTCGCTCCCGCCGCGATACGGCACGCTCGCGAAGTGGCCCGAGCCGCGGTCGCGCGCGGTGTCGACCTTGGGCTTCGGCACCGAGAGGCGGGCCGCGATCTGCGCGGCGCGGGCTCGCACCACCGGGTCGAGTTGAGGATCCTCGTCGCTGAGAGGGATGACGGAAGCCGGGTCGTCGGTGAATCCCGCCCCCGACCCGGTCGGCCGACGCGCACCCGAGCCGGCGGAACGCCCCGGCTGCGGCCGCAGCACGAGCCCAGCGCTCGAACCGGCCACGTCGAACACGGTCGGATCGGCGTCGAGCTGCTTCGGCTTGCGCCTCAACGGCTTCGCCCCGCGCGGAGGCTCAGCACTGCGTCGCGACACCGGGGAGTCGGCCTCGACGGCTCTTCATCCGGGCTCGGCGCGGGCGGGCTCCAGGATGAAGTGGTCTTCCCAGATCTCGCGCAGCACCCGCTCGGGCGTTGTCTCGGCGGCTTCGTCGAGGTGGATGCGCCCCGACAGCGACACGAGCATGGCGTCGAAGAGGGTGGTTCGATAGGCGTCGTCGGTCGGCGCCGGTGACGACTCGTCGAACCCCCGAAGCGCGAACAGCTCGTGCGCCACCAGGGCGCAGTCGATCGCGCCCCGCACGCTGGAGCCCTGCCGCACATCCGGATGCGTGCGGGTCGCCCGGGTGAGCGCGACGGCGTCGGGGATGATGCGTTCGGCCAGCGGGCCCAGCAGTCCGGTGCGGAGCGCGACGATGCCACGTTCCGATTCGGCGTCCTGGTAGCCCACGACGATGCGGTTGAGGCGGTCGGCGACGCTCGTCGAGAGCCGCGTGGTGCCGACATTGTCGAAGGGGTTCATCGACGCGATCACCCGGAAGGTGGGCTGCGCTTCGATGAGCCCCACCCGCGGCACCTCGATCGCGCGGTCGGCCATCGCGGTGAGCAGCGTGTTGAGGGTGTCCTCCGGCGCACGGTTGAACTCCTCGATGTAGAGGAAACCGCCCTGTCGCATCGCTTCGACCAGGGGCCCGGCCACGAAGTTGTCGGCGCTGTAGTCCTCGCGCAGCACCCGTGCCGGGTTGTGGTGGCCCACCAGCTTCGCCGGCGTCAGGTCGGCGTTGCCCTCGACGAAGAGCAGCGGGATGCCCCACTCCTCGGTGATCGCCTTGAGCATCGTCGTCTTCGACGTTCCCGGCGGGCCCTCGAGCACGAGGTCGCGGCCGGCGGCGACGGCCGCGAGCGCGAGTTCGAGCTCGCGTTCACGGCCCACCAGGTGCGCGGCGATCCTGCGGCGGGTCTCCGCCACATCCGTCTCACCCATGCATCCATCCCTCCAGCCCGGTCGACCCGGGCACAGCCCTCACTTGATCGTGTACCCGGCGTCGATCTTCAGCTCGGTTCCCGTGACGTAACGCGCCTCGTCGGAGGCCAGATACAGCACGGCGTTCGAGATGTCGATCGCCTCCACCCAGGGGATCGGCAGCGCGTTGGTGGTGGCGAAGATCTCGGCCGCCGCCTCCTGAGTGGGGTGTTCGACATCCGGCATGAACAACCGGAAGGTCGCCTCGTTGAGGATCATGTCGGTGGCCACACCCGTGGGATGCACCGTGTTCACGCGGATGCGGTGCGGAGCGAGTTCCAATGCGAGCGTGCGCATGATCCCGACCACGGCGTGTTTCGACGCGGTGTAGGCCACCACGTTCGGCGTGCCCTTGAGACCCGCTGCCGAGGAGGTGATGATGATCGACCCGCCCGTGCCCTGCTCGATCAGGTGCGGGATGACGGCTTTCGCCGTGTGCCAGACGCCTTTCGAGTTGATGTCGTTCACCATGTCCCACTCGTCGTCGGAGACCAGGTGCGACTGCTCACCGAACGCGAAGATGCCCGCGTTGGCCGACACGATGTCGACGTGCCCGAGTTCGGCCACGCCCTCGTCGAGGGCGGCCTTCAGCGCGTCGTAGTCGCGCACGTCGGCCTTGCGCGCCACGATCCGCCGATCGAGCGCCTCCACCTGGCGCACCGTCTCGGCGAGATCCTCCTCGGTGGCGCCCGGGTAGAACCGGTCCATTCCGGGAATCGACTCCGCGATGTCGATCGCGATGATGTCCGCACCCTCCGCCGCCAACCGCAGGGCGTGCGACCGCCCCTGCCCACGGGCGGCGCCGGTGATGAAGGCGACCTTGCCGTCTACGCGTCCCATCCGGCGGCCCTCACTTCACCGCAGCGCCGGCGTCGACCGGCAGCATGACGCCGGTGACGTAGCGCGCTTCGTCGGAGGCCAGCCAGAGCACTGCGTTCGAGATGTCGACCGCTTCGACCCACGGAATGGGCAGCGCGTTCATCGCGATCGCGGCGTCGGCGAAGTCCTGCTTCGTGGGGTTCTCGAGGTCGGGCCGGAACAGGCGGTAGATGGCGTCGTTCTGCACCATCGGGGTGTCGACCGTGGTGGGGTGGATGCTGTTCACGCGGATGAAGTCGGGTGCGAGCTCCAACGCCAGGGTGCGCATGAGCCCCACCACGCCGTGCTTGGCCGAGACGTAGTGCGAGATGTTCGGGTAGGCGAAGATGCCGGCATCCGAACTCGTCAGAATGATCGACCCGCCGTTGCCGCCGGCCCGAAGGTGCGGGATCGCAGCCTTCGCGGTGCGCCACACTCCCCCGAGGTTGATGTCGATCATGTTCTTCCATTCCTCATCGGGAATGTCTTGCGACAGGTTCGGCGAACCCGAGATGCCGGCGTTCGCCGAGACGATGTCGAGCCGGCCGAGTTGGGCGACGCCCTCGTCGAGCGCTCCCTTCAGCTGGTCGAAGTCGCGCACGTCGGCCTTGCTGGCGACGATGCGGCGGTCGAGCGCTTCGACCTGCCGCACGGTTTCGGCGAGATCCTCCTCGGTCGCTCCGTCGTAGGGGTTCTCGGGGATCGCCTCGCAGATGTCGATCGCGATGATGTCGGCGCCTTCCTGCGCCAGCCGGATCGCGTGCGAGCGCCCTTGCCCGCGAGCCGCGCCGGTGATGAATGCGACCTTTCCTTCTACACGCCCCATTGCGTGCTCCTTTCGTCGTGAGCCCGCAGGCCCGTGAGCCCGGAGGCTCGGATCTATTTGATGAGCGAACCGGCATCCACCGGCAGAGTGACGCCGGTGACGTAGCGGGCCTCGTCGGAGGCGAACCACAGCACGGCGTTCGAGATGTCGACCGGATCGACCCACTTGATCGGCAGCGCATTGAGCGTCTGGAACCGCTCGCCCACCACGTCGCGAGTGCGCTCGGCCAGCGGCAGGTCGCCCGCGAACAGCGCGTAGGTGGCGTCGTTGTGGATCATGTCGGTGTCGACACTGGTCGGATGCACGGAGTTCACCCGGATGAAGTCGGGCGCGAGTTCGAGCGCGAGGGTGCGCATCAGCCCCACCACGCCGTGCTTCGCGGCCACGTAGTGTCCGATGTTCGGGATGGCCATCAGTCCGGCCGTCGACGAGGTGAGCACGATCGATCCGCCCTTGCCGCCCGCCTTCAGGTGCGGCACGGCCGCCTTGACGGCGTGCCAGACGCCGGTGAGGTTGGTGTCGAGCATGTCTCCCCACTGCTCCTCGGTGAGCTCCTCCATACTGCCGAAACTGAAGATGCCCGCGTTCGCGGCCACGATGTCGAGGCGGCCGAGTTGTGCGACCCCGTCGTCGACCGCCGCTTGCACGGCCTCGTAATCGCGCACATCCGCTCGCGTGGCGACGATGCGCCGATCGAGCGCTTCGACCTGGCGAACGGTCTCCTCCATGTCGGCCGGAGTCGACATCGGGTAGGGCACCGAGTCGATCTGGTCTTCGATGTCGACCGCGATGATGTCGGCGCCTTCCTGCGCCAGCCGGAGCGCGTGGCTGCGCCCCTGCCCCCGTGCCGCGCCGGTGACGAACGCCACCTTTCCTTCTACACGCCCCATTGCGTGCTCCTTTCGGTTGATCTTCTCGACGCCCGGATGGTCGGGTCAGTACTGCGTGTTGCCGGCGTCGACCGTCAGCTCGAGACTCGTGACGTAACGCGACTCG
It encodes the following:
- a CDS encoding mycofactocin-coupled SDR family oxidoreductase, encoding MGRVEGKVAFVTGAARGQGRSHALRLAQEGADIIAVDIEDQIDSVPYPMSTPADMEETVRQVEALDRRIVATRADVRDYEAVQAAVDDGVAQLGRLDIVAANAGIFSFGSMEELTEEQWGDMLDTNLTGVWHAVKAAVPHLKAGGKGGSIVLTSSTAGLMAIPNIGHYVAAKHGVVGLMRTLALELAPDFIRVNSVHPTSVDTDMIHNDATYALFAGDLPLAERTRDVVGERFQTLNALPIKWVDPVDISNAVLWFASDEARYVTGVTLPVDAGSLIK